The Paracoccus liaowanqingii genome window below encodes:
- a CDS encoding phenylacetate--CoA ligase family protein, translating to MTFYDDLETREAADRDEALARALPLAIARARTAPALARLLRDVDPEAVTDRAALARLPVIRKAELSEAQAKHPPFGGFTTRRAAEFDHIFQSPGPIYEPGRREGDWWRLGRFLHASGVGRGDIVQNCFGYHLTPAGMMFESGARAVDAAVLPAGTGQTDLQVRAAADIGSTCYAGTPDFLKVILDRADQMGVALAFTRAVVGGGALFPSLRQLYADRGIVTRQCYATADLGNIAYESEAVEGMIVDEGVIVEIVRPGTGDPVPEGEVGEVLVTTLNPDYPLVRFATGDLSAVLAGTSPCGRTNMRIKGWMGRADQTTKIKGMFVRPEQVAALVARHPDIARARVIADRQGEMDVMTVQLETAGQGGDYAASVLDTLKLRGDVVLVAPGSLPNDGKVIEDRRSYD from the coding sequence ATGACATTCTATGACGATCTGGAAACCCGCGAGGCGGCGGACCGCGACGAGGCGCTGGCGCGCGCCCTGCCTCTGGCCATCGCCCGCGCCCGGACGGCGCCTGCGCTGGCGCGGCTTCTGCGCGACGTGGACCCCGAGGCGGTGACCGACCGCGCCGCGCTGGCCCGGCTGCCGGTGATCCGCAAGGCCGAGCTGTCCGAGGCGCAGGCCAAGCACCCTCCCTTCGGCGGCTTCACCACCCGCCGCGCCGCCGAGTTCGACCACATCTTCCAGAGCCCCGGCCCGATCTACGAGCCCGGGCGGCGCGAGGGCGACTGGTGGCGGTTGGGGCGGTTCCTGCACGCCTCGGGCGTGGGGCGCGGGGACATCGTGCAGAACTGCTTCGGCTATCACCTGACGCCCGCGGGGATGATGTTCGAATCCGGTGCGCGGGCCGTCGATGCCGCCGTGCTGCCCGCGGGCACGGGCCAGACCGACCTGCAGGTGCGCGCGGCCGCCGATATCGGCTCGACCTGCTATGCGGGCACGCCCGATTTCCTCAAGGTGATCCTGGACCGGGCCGACCAGATGGGCGTGGCGCTGGCCTTCACCCGCGCCGTGGTGGGCGGCGGCGCGCTGTTTCCCTCGCTGCGCCAGCTTTACGCTGACCGGGGGATCGTGACGCGGCAATGCTATGCCACCGCCGATCTGGGCAACATCGCCTACGAATCCGAGGCGGTCGAGGGGATGATCGTCGACGAGGGCGTCATCGTCGAGATCGTGCGCCCCGGCACCGGCGATCCGGTGCCCGAGGGCGAGGTGGGCGAGGTGCTGGTGACCACGCTGAACCCCGACTATCCGCTGGTGCGCTTTGCCACGGGCGACCTGTCCGCCGTGCTGGCGGGCACCAGTCCTTGTGGCCGCACGAACATGCGCATCAAGGGATGGATGGGCCGCGCCGACCAGACGACCAAGATCAAGGGCATGTTCGTGCGCCCCGAGCAGGTCGCGGCACTGGTCGCGCGCCATCCCGACATCGCCCGCGCCCGCGTCATCGCCGACCGGCAGGGCGAGATGGACGTGATGACCGTCCAGCTGGAGACCGCGGGGCAGGGGGGCGACTACGCCGCCTCGGTCCTCGACACGCTGAAGCTGCGCGGCGACGTGGTGCTGGTGGCGCCCGGCAGCCTGCCCAATGACGGCAAGGTCATCGAGGACCGCCGCAGCTATGACTGA
- the flgK gene encoding flagellar hook-associated protein FlgK — translation MSIAKAISNAMSGLGATARGTETVASNLANAMTPGYARRDTVVVANALGGGVRVDGIARIVNASLVSESRLATAAVGDAGTRAAFHERMEEVVGLPGGALALSTALTDLQTALSSAATRPDDEIRLAQVVGAADRLATRLNDASKAVEATRSTAQRAIVADVAVMNQSLGRVAQLNTRISILDADGKDSTPLMDERQRLIDRIAKIVPLQEVTREAGRVALFTTEGAMLLDGSVPARLEFAGADQVVAGQVVGAPLELLALNGTALTAGQMRLFGGGSLSANFKIRDDLAPRMQSELDHLAFDLHQRLADPLVDPSLGAGDAGLFTDAGMRADAAGLVGLAGRIALNAAVDPAEGGQSWRLRAGLQAAAPDPVGQSAILVALAEALDGARPGQPGSGFSGSTSLSSRFGLIESQVSSRRVEALADMAVRSSRHLTITASMMAEGVDSDAEMQRLLQYEQSYAANARVLVAVDEMINQILRM, via the coding sequence ATGAGCATTGCCAAGGCGATATCGAACGCCATGTCGGGCCTGGGCGCGACCGCGCGGGGGACCGAGACGGTGGCCTCGAACCTCGCCAATGCCATGACGCCGGGCTATGCCCGGCGCGACACGGTCGTGGTTGCCAATGCCTTGGGCGGCGGGGTCCGGGTCGACGGGATCGCCCGAATCGTCAATGCCAGCCTGGTGTCGGAATCGCGGCTTGCCACGGCGGCGGTGGGCGATGCCGGGACGCGCGCCGCCTTCCACGAGCGGATGGAAGAGGTCGTGGGCCTGCCCGGCGGGGCACTGGCGCTGTCGACCGCGCTCACCGACCTGCAGACCGCGCTCAGCTCCGCCGCCACCCGCCCGGATGACGAGATCCGCCTGGCCCAGGTCGTCGGCGCCGCCGACCGGCTGGCCACGCGGCTGAACGACGCATCAAAGGCGGTCGAGGCCACGCGCAGCACCGCGCAACGCGCGATCGTGGCGGATGTGGCGGTGATGAACCAGTCGCTCGGCCGGGTGGCGCAGCTGAACACGCGGATCTCGATCCTGGACGCGGACGGCAAGGACTCCACGCCCCTGATGGACGAACGCCAGCGCTTGATCGACCGCATCGCCAAAATCGTCCCCCTGCAGGAGGTCACGCGCGAGGCGGGCCGGGTCGCGCTGTTCACGACCGAGGGCGCGATGCTGCTGGATGGCAGCGTGCCTGCAAGGCTGGAATTCGCCGGCGCCGATCAGGTCGTCGCGGGGCAGGTCGTGGGCGCACCACTTGAGCTGCTGGCGCTGAACGGGACTGCCCTGACCGCCGGTCAGATGCGGCTGTTCGGCGGCGGCTCGCTGTCCGCGAACTTCAAGATCCGCGACGACCTTGCCCCCCGGATGCAGTCCGAACTGGACCATCTGGCCTTCGATCTGCATCAGCGGCTGGCCGATCCCCTTGTCGATCCCAGCCTGGGGGCGGGTGATGCCGGCCTGTTCACCGATGCCGGGATGCGGGCCGATGCCGCGGGCCTGGTCGGGCTGGCGGGCCGGATCGCCCTGAACGCGGCCGTCGATCCGGCAGAGGGTGGCCAGTCCTGGCGCCTGCGCGCCGGGCTGCAGGCCGCGGCGCCGGACCCGGTCGGCCAGTCGGCGATCCTGGTCGCGCTGGCCGAGGCGCTGGACGGAGCCCGCCCCGGGCAGCCGGGCAGCGGGTTCTCGGGCAGCACCAGCTTGTCCTCGCGCTTCGGGCTGATCGAATCGCAGGTCTCGTCGCGGCGGGTCGAGGCGCTGGCCGACATGGCCGTGCGCAGCAGCCGCCACTTGACCATCACCGCCAGCATGATGGCCGAGGGCGTGGACAGCGACGCCGAGATGCAGCGCCTGCTGCAATACGAACAATCCTATGCCGCCAATGCCCGCGTGCTGGTCGCCGTGGACGAAATGATCAACCAGATCCTGAGGATGTAG
- the flgH gene encoding flagellar basal body L-ring protein FlgH, producing MRPLHLLCLALAVSGCARAAHVGRPPELSSPRETEEFLAMTNPPLHLPLDSGRPEAAASLWAGTQSSLISDRRAAIRGDILTVVIEIDDSANISNSSGRNRTSGESLSIPQMVGIPQRLSDKLPEGASFDNLADASSSSSYRGNGTITRRDELTLRVAATVVDTLPNGTLQIEGTQEVRVNFEIRELTVSGFVRPADIDRSNEIAYDRIAGARISYGGRGQITDVQQPRYGQQIADIILPY from the coding sequence ATGAGACCCCTGCATCTGCTGTGCCTCGCCCTTGCCGTCTCGGGCTGCGCCCGCGCCGCCCATGTCGGCCGCCCGCCCGAGCTGAGCTCGCCGCGCGAGACCGAGGAGTTCTTGGCGATGACCAATCCGCCGCTGCACCTGCCGCTGGATTCGGGGCGTCCCGAGGCTGCCGCCTCGCTTTGGGCCGGAACGCAATCCTCGCTGATCAGCGACCGCCGGGCGGCCATCCGGGGCGACATCCTGACCGTGGTGATCGAGATCGACGACAGCGCCAATATTTCGAACAGCTCGGGCCGCAACCGGACCTCGGGGGAAAGCCTGTCAATCCCGCAGATGGTCGGCATCCCGCAACGCCTGTCCGACAAGCTGCCCGAAGGCGCCAGCTTCGACAATCTGGCCGATGCGTCGTCCTCGTCCTCGTATCGGGGCAACGGCACCATCACCCGCCGGGACGAGCTGACCCTGCGCGTGGCCGCGACGGTCGTCGACACCCTGCCCAACGGCACGCTGCAGATCGAGGGCACCCAGGAGGTCCGGGTGAACTTCGAGATCCGCGAGCTGACGGTCAGCGGCTTCGTGCGGCCCGCCGACATCGATCGCAGCAACGAGATCGCCTATGACCGCATCGCCGGGGCCCGCATCTCCTATGGCGGGCGCGGCCAGATCACCGATGTGCAGCAGCCGCGCTATGGCCAGCAGATCGCCGACATCATCCTGCCCTATTGA
- a CDS encoding flagellar motor protein MotB, whose translation MAATKGLNKPMIIIRRTEASGEGGHHGGAWKVAYADFVTAMMAFFLMMWLLSATTEEQRHGLADYFAPTIVQTPSAEQSGAGDGPDEGVRHAIEAPLPDSDSAGDFDEVAQAVQDSLTGTGGESAQLTNLLQHVVTRMTDEGLVIELSDLTAAPLFVEDTAQPQPALADLMGIIARVTHHVRNDVAISGHVRAYPETLVASPVWPLSDARAHAVRNLLEAEGFDAARIQRVSGYADRKNRRGNPMDPQNNRIELILLR comes from the coding sequence ATGGCCGCGACCAAGGGACTGAACAAGCCGATGATCATCATCCGGCGGACCGAGGCGTCCGGCGAGGGCGGGCATCACGGCGGGGCCTGGAAGGTCGCCTATGCGGATTTCGTGACCGCGATGATGGCCTTCTTCCTGATGATGTGGCTGCTGAGCGCCACGACCGAGGAACAGCGCCACGGGCTGGCCGACTATTTCGCGCCGACCATCGTCCAGACCCCCTCGGCCGAGCAGAGCGGCGCGGGCGACGGCCCGGACGAGGGCGTGCGCCACGCGATCGAGGCGCCGCTGCCCGACAGCGACAGCGCCGGCGATTTCGACGAGGTCGCCCAGGCCGTGCAGGACAGCCTGACCGGGACGGGGGGCGAATCGGCACAGCTGACCAACCTGCTGCAGCATGTCGTCACCCGCATGACCGACGAGGGGCTGGTGATCGAGCTGAGCGATCTGACCGCCGCACCGCTCTTCGTCGAGGATACCGCCCAGCCCCAGCCCGCGCTGGCCGACCTGATGGGCATCATCGCCCGCGTGACCCATCACGTGCGCAACGATGTAGCCATCTCGGGCCATGTGCGCGCCTATCCCGAGACGCTGGTCGCCTCGCCGGTCTGGCCGCTGTCGGATGCCCGCGCCCATGCCGTGCGCAACCTGCTGGAGGCCGAGGGCTTCGATGCCGCCCGCATCCAGCGCGTGTCGGGCTATGCCGACCGCAAGAACCGCCGGGGCAACCCGATGGACCCGCAGAACAACCGGATCGAGCTGATTCTGCTGCGCTAG
- a CDS encoding ABC transporter ATP-binding protein — MFDAETKETLLDVNNIEVIYNHVILVLKGVSLTVPKGGITALLGGNGAGKTTTLKAISNLLASERGEVTKGAITYQGQDITALDPAALVRRGVIQVMEGRHCFEHLTVEENLLTGAYTRRDGTAAIKRDLEMVYDYFPRLRERRKSQAGYTSGGEQQMTAMGRALMSRPQMILLDEPSMGLAPQLVEQIFQIVKAVNEGEGVTFLLAEQNTNVALRFAHQGYILENGRVVMEGPAAQLRENPDVKEFYLGMSDAGRKSFRDVRSYRRRKRWLA; from the coding sequence ATGTTCGATGCCGAGACCAAAGAGACGCTGCTGGACGTCAACAATATCGAGGTGATCTACAACCATGTCATCCTGGTCCTGAAGGGCGTCAGCCTGACCGTGCCCAAGGGCGGCATCACCGCGCTGCTGGGCGGCAACGGGGCGGGCAAGACGACGACGCTGAAGGCGATCTCGAACCTGCTGGCGTCCGAACGGGGCGAGGTGACCAAGGGGGCGATCACCTATCAGGGCCAAGACATCACCGCGCTGGATCCGGCGGCGCTGGTGCGCCGCGGCGTCATCCAGGTGATGGAGGGTCGGCACTGCTTCGAGCATCTGACGGTCGAGGAGAACCTCTTGACCGGCGCCTATACCCGCCGCGACGGCACGGCCGCGATCAAGCGCGACCTGGAGATGGTCTACGACTATTTCCCGCGCCTGCGCGAGCGGCGGAAGAGCCAGGCGGGCTATACCTCGGGCGGCGAGCAGCAGATGACCGCGATGGGCCGCGCGCTGATGAGCCGGCCGCAGATGATCCTGCTGGACGAGCCGTCGATGGGGCTGGCCCCGCAGCTGGTCGAACAGATCTTCCAGATCGTGAAAGCCGTGAACGAGGGCGAGGGCGTGACCTTCCTCTTGGCCGAGCAGAACACCAACGTCGCCCTGCGCTTTGCCCATCAGGGCTATATCCTGGAAAACGGTCGCGTGGTGATGGAGGGGCCCGCCGCCCAGCTGCGCGAGAACCCCGACGTCAAGGAATTCTACCTGGGCATGTCGGATGCGGGCCGCAAATCCTTTCGCGACGTGCGCAGCTATCGCCGCCGCAAGCGCTGGCTGGCCTGA
- a CDS encoding flagellar hook protein FlgE: MSISSAMNAGVAGLSANSSRLGTISDNIANASTFGYKRAEAEFETMIVGQGRGLYTAGGVRTSTQRVVTQDGAVVTTSHPLDLAMTGRGMLPVTSLMDVKNGVEPTLLMTRTGSFRPDADGILRTSGGLVLMGWPTAADGTIPLVPRDTPAALRPIVIESNRPVGDPTTRVEIGANLPATETAPTGSGDAVPVQVQYFGNLGTLESLNISFNPEQTNPVGLSNSWLVEVRDSASADAMVSSFRVTFDDTQALGGTIAGVAALTGEPYDAASGTITLDVGGGEIELFVGVPGGATGLKQLAAPFSPSSIIRNGAPAGQLVTVEIDGQGQVNATYDTGFIKTLYRIPVVDVSNPNGLEAIEGQAFKPSRESGSFFLWDAGSGPTGEIAGYSREASTTDIAQELTHLITTQRAYSSNAKIIQTVDEMLQETTNIKR, translated from the coding sequence ATGTCCATCTCCTCTGCGATGAATGCCGGTGTCGCCGGGCTGTCGGCCAATTCCTCGCGGCTCGGCACGATCTCGGACAATATCGCGAACGCCTCGACCTTCGGCTACAAGCGCGCCGAGGCCGAGTTTGAGACGATGATCGTGGGCCAGGGCCGCGGGCTGTACACGGCCGGCGGCGTGCGCACCTCGACGCAGCGGGTGGTGACCCAGGACGGGGCGGTCGTGACCACCTCCCATCCGCTGGACCTGGCGATGACCGGGCGGGGCATGCTGCCGGTGACCAGCCTGATGGACGTCAAGAACGGCGTCGAGCCGACGCTGCTGATGACGCGCACCGGATCCTTCCGCCCCGACGCTGACGGGATCCTGCGCACCTCGGGCGGGCTGGTGCTGATGGGCTGGCCCACCGCGGCGGATGGCACCATCCCGCTGGTGCCGCGCGACACGCCCGCCGCCCTGCGCCCCATCGTGATCGAATCGAACCGCCCGGTCGGCGACCCCACGACCCGGGTCGAGATCGGGGCGAACCTGCCCGCGACCGAGACCGCGCCCACCGGCAGCGGCGATGCGGTGCCGGTGCAGGTGCAGTATTTCGGCAATCTGGGCACGCTCGAATCGCTCAACATCAGCTTCAACCCCGAACAGACCAACCCTGTGGGGCTGTCCAACAGCTGGCTGGTCGAGGTGCGCGACAGCGCCTCGGCGGACGCGATGGTGTCCAGCTTCCGGGTGACCTTCGACGACACCCAGGCCCTGGGCGGCACCATCGCCGGGGTCGCCGCGCTGACAGGCGAACCCTATGACGCGGCCAGCGGCACCATCACGCTGGATGTGGGCGGCGGCGAGATCGAGCTGTTCGTCGGCGTGCCGGGCGGGGCCACCGGGCTGAAGCAGCTGGCCGCGCCCTTCTCGCCCTCCAGCATCATTCGCAACGGCGCCCCGGCGGGCCAGCTGGTCACGGTCGAGATCGACGGCCAGGGCCAGGTGAACGCCACCTATGACACGGGCTTCATCAAGACGCTCTACCGCATCCCGGTCGTCGACGTGTCCAATCCCAACGGCCTCGAGGCGATCGAGGGCCAGGCCTTCAAGCCGTCGCGCGAATCGGGCAGCTTCTTCCTGTGGGATGCCGGCAGCGGCCCCACGGGCGAGATCGCGGGCTATTCCCGCGAGGCCTCCACCACAGACATCGCGCAGGAGCTGACCCATCTGATCACCACGCAGCGGGCCTATTCGTCCAATGCCAAGATCATCCAGACGGTCGACGAGATGCTGCAGGAAACCACCAACATCAAGCGCTGA
- a CDS encoding glycosyltransferase, with translation MPQPHVVILLASYQGAQHLQVQLDSIAAQSHEAWSLVVSDDGSTDGTLEIVQRFAAGGAAGRVTLVEGPRRGATQNFLSLLSHVPPRALAAFCDQDDRWHPDKLSRAVEALAATSGPVHYAARTIITDAALRPIAGSRHFHRPLGFRNAVVQACMAGNTSVYNPAAVQLLRQAAPYARRAEVVAHDWWAYQVTSAFGARMIHDPRPALLYRQHPRSEVGRNDTLPALTARLRKLLAGDFGTWLQANHASLAPLDLPPDSRASLNHLHRMLTCPGPQALRAMRQGRFYRQTKAGTAALALSAVSGALRA, from the coding sequence ATGCCGCAGCCCCATGTCGTGATCCTGCTGGCCAGCTATCAAGGCGCCCAACATCTGCAGGTGCAGCTGGACAGCATCGCGGCCCAGAGCCATGAGGCGTGGTCGCTGGTCGTGTCCGATGACGGCTCGACCGACGGGACGCTGGAGATCGTGCAACGCTTTGCCGCGGGCGGGGCAGCGGGTCGCGTCACCTTGGTCGAGGGTCCCCGGCGTGGCGCCACGCAGAATTTCCTGTCGCTGCTGAGCCACGTTCCCCCGAGGGCGCTGGCCGCCTTCTGCGATCAGGATGATCGGTGGCATCCCGACAAGCTGTCCCGCGCTGTCGAGGCCTTAGCGGCGACGAGTGGCCCGGTGCATTATGCCGCCCGCACGATCATCACCGATGCCGCCCTGCGTCCGATCGCCGGATCGCGCCACTTTCACCGCCCCCTGGGGTTCCGCAATGCCGTGGTGCAGGCCTGCATGGCGGGCAATACCTCGGTCTACAATCCGGCGGCTGTCCAACTGTTGCGGCAGGCCGCGCCGTATGCCCGGCGCGCCGAGGTTGTCGCCCATGACTGGTGGGCCTATCAGGTGACATCGGCCTTTGGCGCAAGGATGATCCACGACCCCCGACCCGCGCTGCTCTATCGTCAGCATCCCCGCAGCGAGGTCGGACGCAACGACACCCTGCCCGCCCTGACCGCCCGTCTGCGCAAGCTGCTGGCCGGAGATTTCGGGACCTGGCTGCAGGCCAACCATGCCAGCCTGGCCCCTCTGGACCTGCCCCCGGACAGCCGTGCCAGCCTGAACCATCTCCACCGCATGCTGACATGCCCGGGGCCGCAGGCATTGAGAGCCATGCGGCAGGGGCGCTTCTATCGGCAGACCAAGGCGGGAACGGCGGCCCTGGCCCTGTCGGCAGTGTCGGGCGCGCTGCGCGCCTGA
- a CDS encoding ABC transporter substrate-binding protein, with product MKLTFPALVAAAVMAAGPVLADLVVPNLSYRTGPYGANGTQYADGFNDYFTLLNERDGGIGGQIVQVPECETAYNTEKGVECYEATKDTGALIYNPLSTGITYQLIPKVAVDKKVLYTPGYGRTSAKNGRVFEWVFNAPANYWDGASVAVKYLLDQNEGSLEGKTIALVYHNSAYGKEPIRTLQELGEKHGFSLTELPVEAPGQEQKSQWLQIRREQPDYVIMYGWGVMNQVAIQEAANIRFPMENFIGIWWAGSEIDVQPAGAAADGYKSLTFNGVGMDYPLYDDLQTHVIDPGKASQGGQHVGSAVYSRGMYAAVVIAEAIRTAQEMSGTDEITPEQLRDGFENLSITPERLEEIGLPDFGPEIAMSCENHGGSGMARLQQWDATAGQWNLITEFTEPDQEVLSALIEEDSAAYAAEAGITPRDC from the coding sequence ATGAAACTGACTTTCCCCGCCCTCGTCGCCGCCGCCGTCATGGCCGCGGGTCCGGTTCTGGCCGATCTGGTCGTGCCGAACCTCAGCTATCGGACCGGGCCCTACGGCGCCAACGGCACGCAATATGCCGACGGGTTCAACGACTACTTCACGCTGCTCAATGAACGCGACGGCGGCATCGGCGGGCAGATCGTGCAGGTCCCCGAATGCGAGACGGCCTACAACACCGAGAAGGGCGTCGAGTGCTACGAGGCGACCAAGGACACCGGCGCGCTGATCTACAATCCGCTGTCCACCGGCATCACCTATCAGCTGATCCCCAAGGTCGCGGTGGACAAGAAGGTGCTCTACACGCCGGGCTACGGGCGGACCTCGGCCAAGAACGGGCGGGTCTTCGAATGGGTCTTCAACGCGCCCGCGAACTACTGGGACGGGGCCTCGGTCGCGGTCAAGTACCTGCTGGACCAGAACGAGGGCAGCCTGGAGGGCAAGACCATCGCGCTGGTCTATCACAACAGCGCCTATGGCAAGGAGCCGATCCGCACCCTGCAGGAGCTGGGCGAGAAGCACGGCTTCTCGCTGACCGAGCTGCCCGTCGAGGCGCCGGGCCAGGAGCAGAAGAGCCAATGGCTGCAGATCCGCCGCGAGCAGCCCGATTACGTCATCATGTATGGCTGGGGCGTGATGAACCAGGTCGCCATCCAGGAGGCCGCCAACATCCGCTTCCCGATGGAGAACTTCATCGGCATCTGGTGGGCCGGATCGGAGATCGACGTGCAGCCCGCGGGGGCGGCGGCGGACGGCTACAAGTCGCTGACCTTCAACGGCGTGGGCATGGACTATCCGCTCTATGACGACCTGCAGACGCATGTGATCGATCCGGGCAAGGCCAGCCAGGGCGGGCAGCATGTGGGCTCGGCCGTCTATTCGCGGGGCATGTACGCCGCCGTGGTCATCGCCGAGGCGATCCGCACCGCTCAGGAGATGTCCGGCACCGACGAGATCACCCCCGAGCAGCTGCGCGACGGGTTCGAGAACCTGTCGATCACGCCCGAGCGGCTGGAAGAGATCGGCCTGCCCGATTTCGGCCCCGAGATCGCGATGAGCTGCGAGAACCACGGCGGCAGCGGCATGGCCCGCCTGCAGCAATGGGACGCCACCGCCGGCCAGTGGAACCTGATCACCGAGTTCACCGAGCCCGATCAGGAGGTGCTGAGCGCACTGATCGAGGAGGACAGCGCCGCCTATGCCGCCGAGGCCGGGATCACTCCGCGCGACTGCTGA
- a CDS encoding flagellar basal body P-ring protein FlgI: MRVMLAFALWLAFGISAGAVPVRIKDLADFDGVRGNDLVGYGLVVGLDGTGDGMRNAPFTEEMLAGLLERLGVNVTDDALRSKNVAAVIVTAALPPFARSGSRIGVNVSAIGDAQSLLGGTLVMTPLKAADGNIYAVAQGSIIAGGAAAQGDAARVVEGVPTTGTIPVGARVEREVEFDFAGIDNIRIALRNADFTTATRVEDAINRDFDRQLAVTLDSGTVVVNFRGLGDVNPARVVGRIENLLIEPEDRAKVVIDHKSGTIVVGERVRISRVAVSQGNLTLRVAEAPVVAQPNPFSEGETVTVPRTDVELRQEPGIGFVEVAGETSLSDLVEGLNALGVRPRDMIDILKSIHSAGALHADLIVE, encoded by the coding sequence ATGAGGGTGATGCTGGCTTTCGCCCTGTGGCTGGCCTTCGGCATCTCGGCCGGCGCGGTGCCGGTGCGCATCAAGGATCTGGCCGATTTCGATGGCGTCCGGGGCAACGATCTGGTGGGCTACGGCCTCGTGGTTGGCTTGGATGGTACCGGAGACGGCATGCGAAACGCTCCCTTCACCGAGGAAATGCTGGCCGGCCTGCTGGAACGCCTCGGGGTGAATGTCACCGACGATGCCCTGCGGTCCAAGAATGTGGCCGCGGTGATCGTCACGGCGGCGCTGCCGCCCTTCGCGCGGTCGGGCAGCCGGATCGGCGTGAATGTCTCGGCCATCGGGGATGCGCAAAGCCTGCTGGGCGGCACCTTGGTCATGACGCCCCTGAAAGCGGCGGACGGCAATATTTATGCGGTGGCGCAGGGGTCGATCATCGCGGGCGGTGCGGCCGCCCAAGGCGACGCCGCCCGCGTGGTCGAGGGCGTGCCCACCACCGGCACCATCCCCGTCGGCGCCCGGGTCGAACGCGAGGTGGAGTTCGACTTCGCCGGCATCGACAATATCCGGATCGCGCTGCGCAACGCGGATTTCACCACCGCGACGCGGGTCGAGGATGCGATCAATCGCGACTTCGACCGCCAGCTGGCCGTAACCCTGGACAGCGGCACGGTCGTGGTGAACTTTCGCGGCTTGGGCGACGTGAACCCCGCCCGCGTCGTGGGCCGGATTGAGAACCTGCTGATCGAGCCGGAGGATCGCGCCAAGGTCGTGATCGACCACAAGTCGGGCACCATTGTCGTCGGAGAGCGGGTGCGGATCTCTCGGGTCGCGGTGTCTCAGGGCAACCTGACCCTGCGGGTGGCCGAGGCGCCGGTGGTGGCCCAGCCCAATCCCTTTTCCGAGGGAGAGACGGTGACGGTGCCGCGCACCGATGTGGAACTGCGCCAGGAGCCGGGGATCGGTTTCGTCGAGGTGGCCGGGGAAACCAGCCTGAGCGATCTGGTCGAGGGGCTGAATGCCTTGGGGGTGCGGCCGCGCGACATGATCGACATCCTGAAATCGATCCATTCGGCCGGGGCGCTGCATGCGGACCTGATCGTCGAGTGA
- the flgA gene encoding flagellar basal body P-ring formation chaperone FlgA, translating into MRALILALALLPGAVAAGGLGAARTLPAGSVIAAADLTVIDTDRPSLTDPSAAIGMQTRITVYEGRPLHANMLRPPRLITRNQIVRLSFQRGALRIDTEGRALSDGAAGELIRVMNMGSRSTVSAQVMSDGTLAVTP; encoded by the coding sequence ATGCGGGCCCTGATCCTGGCCTTGGCGCTGCTGCCCGGCGCGGTCGCCGCCGGCGGACTGGGCGCGGCACGGACCCTACCCGCCGGCAGTGTCATCGCCGCGGCCGACCTGACCGTCATCGACACTGACCGCCCTAGCCTGACCGACCCGTCCGCCGCCATCGGCATGCAGACCCGCATCACCGTCTACGAGGGCCGCCCGCTGCATGCCAACATGCTGCGACCGCCGCGGCTGATCACCCGCAACCAGATCGTCCGCCTGTCCTTCCAACGCGGCGCGCTGCGCATCGACACCGAGGGCCGGGCCCTGTCCGACGGCGCCGCCGGAGAGCTGATCCGGGTGATGAACATGGGCTCGCGCAGTACCGTCAGCGCGCAGGTGATGTCCGACGGCACGCTGGCGGTGACCCCGTGA